A window from Melitaea cinxia chromosome 5, ilMelCinx1.1, whole genome shotgun sequence encodes these proteins:
- the LOC123653599 gene encoding 39S ribosomal protein L16, mitochondrial produces the protein MIPSTMKLFVGFLRPEKLQLTLSSGIKYFAPPKNYDDIVIPERQRLRIYDKVPLYPSNLKPPKMQKRLRYMRGPELLHNTLQLKQYGVMATGGGRLRHEHFEMVRLQVARRLDMKRMFAIWRVDPPWQPVTKKGQGQRMGGGKGAIDHYVTPVKAGRIIFEVSGKCEYAEVYDMLRIIAERLPFKAIPVSQTIMEKMAADEKWKEENNQNKYTLKYLIQNNMGGCHRHISKYDHKWYGKYV, from the exons atgataccaAGTACAATGAAATTGTTCGTAg gttttcTACGACCCGAAAAATTACAGTTAACATTATCATCAGGCATTAAATACTTTGCGCCCCCAAAAAATTACgatg ATATTGTAATACCGGAACGACAGAGGCTGAGAATATATGATAAAGTTCCACTTTATCCATCAAATTTAAAACCACCCAAAATGCAAAAACGCCTGCGTTATATGAGAGGACCTGAACTTTTGCACAACACATTGCAACTGAAGCAATATGGTGTTatg GCCACAGGTGGTGGTAGATTGCGTCACGAACACTTTGAAATGGTACGTCTACAAGTGGCTAGAAGATTGGATATGAAGAGGATGTTTGCTATTTGGAGGGTAGACCCACCGTGGCAGCCTGTTACGAAAAAGGGTCAAGGGCAACGTATGGGTGGAGGAAAAGGCGCCATTGATCATTATGTTACTCCTGTCAAAGCTGGAAGAATAATTTTCGAAGTCAGTGGTAAATGTGAATATGCCGag GTGTATGACATGCTAAGAATTATAGCAGAGAGATTACCATTTAAAGCAATACCTGTTTCTCAAACTATTATGGAAAAAATGGCAGCCGATGAAAAATGGAAGGAGGAAAACAACCAAAACAAATACactttaaaatatcttatacaAAACAATATGGGAGGATGTCACAGGCATATCTCGAAGTATGACCATAAATGGTACGGTAAATATGTGTAA
- the LOC123654050 gene encoding LOW QUALITY PROTEIN: glycolipid transfer protein (The sequence of the model RefSeq protein was modified relative to this genomic sequence to represent the inferred CDS: deleted 1 base in 1 codon), with protein METITAENLNKQDLKPFSYVNGKINVIEFLEATSSLIKVIERLGKAFAPVKYDMEGNVEKIKKYYKYDNNSCLLELMAEEHSKGKSEAAEGILWLNRALLFFELIFQQIIVSLQTNNNEVDMNKIYNMAYEGSVKKYHNWITQQLFALICKVAPNFTQILKSFEVENNLNQFEEKLTNFNSTLHSVRTKIDDFFKERNLFSDS; from the exons ATGGAAACGATCACAGCCGAGAACTTGAATAAACAAGATTTAAAACCATTTTCTTATGTAAACGGA AAAATTAACGTAATAGAATTTTTAGAAGCAACATCAAGTTTAATTAAGGTTATTG AACGTCTTGGAAAAGCTTTTGCACCTGTTAAATATGATATGGAAGGAAATGTGGAG AAAATTAagaagtattataaatatgacaaCAACTCTTGTTTACTTGAATTGATGGCTGAAGAACACAGTAAAGGGAAAAGTGAAGCTGCTGAAGGTATTTTGTGGCTAAATAG GGCATTACTATTCTTTGAACTCATATTTCAACAAATTATTGTCTctctacaaacaaataataatgaagTGGACatgaacaaaatatataatatggcaTATGAAGGCTCTGTAAAGAAGTACCATAACTGGATTACTCAACAACTTTTTGCG CTCATCTGCAAAGTGGCACCAAACTTCACTCAAATATTGAAATCATTTGAAGTAGAGAATAATCTAAACCAATTTGAAGAAAaacttacaaattttaattcaacCTTACACTCGGTTAGAACAAAGATAGATGATTTCTTTAAGGAACGAAACTTATTTAGTGACtcatag
- the LOC123654051 gene encoding putative zinc metalloproteinase YIL108W — translation MVMDNRTNEENKNEQDSAIFVTNFQNGETVNYSLILIKGLLTSGACNNKEKVKCSVSHNGNKNESLWEIYNREFKIIVELKRGENEVSIEFSSQKKTLFLVYEPRRTNLKVTPVYIICQGHDGCFQSPSDVDNSIESACSRISLGAKLIQSITAEKLYESGYGRKTFQLEYEVNSRKPECIVFRSNLNVNKARKMRQGELWSHFGRELMLSDLGSNERKFLGFISCTRFKGTDIDKQMTHDEIVSLTEAYAALGGGGLALFGTACLYTWPTSVEEITLRFLDVSPVNSRRFMDDSGYRGTLGGCFATTLGSVLHELGHTFDLGHTKDGIMGRGFDNLDRVFIVGERKSTVIKDNMNNYNGKPVQHSTVSLQRNISVTMNVAEPLRVLGPRSKTTLGNFASMSKSDIVRRSPNVTPITRPSSVYSTITNNRLSESKKNLNRNNGNDSTFWTRNCAVLLSYHRWFNNEYGRERQAITRYLKFDKNKMMIISTAGIRIVEVRDDSNGMVLDSYEFTNPLPEKRFLVPFTFSPKTKVLTIVVEDDLGNVLKQTFSY, via the exons ATG GTAATGGACAACCGAACgaatgaagaaaataaaaatgaacaagACTCGGCTATATTTGTCACAAATTTCCAAAATGGAGAGACAGTTAACTATTCCCTTATCCTAATCAAGGGGCTATTAACTAGCGGAGCTtgcaataataaagaaaaagttaaatgtTCTGTTTCGCACAACGGAAATAAGAATGAATCCCTTTGGGAGATTTACAATAGAGAGTTCAAAATAATAGTTGAATTAAAACGAGGTGAAAATGAAGTCAGTATAGAATTTTCTTCACAAAAAAAGACATTGTTTTTAGTATATGAACCTAGGCGAACAAATCTTAAAGTAACAcctgtatatataatttgtcaAGGACATGACGGATGTTTTCAAAGTCCTTCTGATGTTGATAATTCAATTGAAAGCGCCTGCTCTCGTATATCACTTGGAGCTAAATTAATACAGAGCATCACAGCTGAGAAACTTTATGAAAGTGGATATGGAAGAAAAACATTTCAGCTTGAATACGAAGTTAACTCAAGAAAACCAGAATGTATTGTGTTTCGAAGCAATTTGAACGTAAATAAAGCAAGAAAAATGAGGCAAGGTGAATTATGGTCACATTTTGGTAGAGAACTAATGCTTTCTGATTTAGGGAGCAATGAAAGAAAATTCCTAGGGTTTATTTCATGTACTAGGTTTAAAGGTACTGATATAGACAAACAAATGACTCACGATGAAATAGTTTCTTTGACAGAAGCGTACGCAGCTTTAGGTGGAGGTGGCTTAGCATTGTTTGGCACCGCTTGCTTGTATACGTGGCCCACATCTGTTGAAGAAATAACTCTAAGATTTCTTGACGTTTCACCCGTTAATTCTCGCCGCTTCATGGATGACAGTGGATATAGAGGAACATTAGGTGGATGTTTTGCTACAACTTTAGGATCTGTGTTGCATGAACTGGGCCATACGTTCGACCTTGGTCATACAAAAGATGGTATTATGGGAAGAGGTTTTGACAATCTCGATCGCGTATTTATTGTTGGAGAAAGAAAATCAACTGTAATAAAAGACAATATGAATAACTATAATGGTAAACCAGTTCAACATTCTACGGTTTCTCTTCAACGTAATATCAGTGTAACTATGAATGTAGCAGAACCATTACGAGTCTTAGGCCCACGAAGTAAAACTACATTAGGTAATTTTGCATCGATGTCAAAGTCTGATATTGTAAGACGGAGTCCAAACGTCACACCTATAACAAGGCCATCTAGTGTTTATTCAACGATTACCAATAATAGGCTTTCTGAGTCCAAGAAAAACCTCAATCGCAATAATGGGAACGATTCTACATTTTGGACAAGGAACTGTGCAGTACTTTTGTCTTATCATCGTTGGTTTAACAATGAGTATGGCAGAGAGAGACAAGCTATAACAAGATacttaaaatttgacaaaaataaaatgatgataATATCGACCGCCGGTATACGTATTGTTGAAGTAAGAGACGATTCTAATGGTATGGTCTTAGATTCGTATGAATTCACAAACCCACTGCCAGAAAAGCGATTTTTAGTACCGTTTACTTTTTCGCCAAAAACGAAAGTGTTAACCATTGTGGTTGAAGACGATCTAGGAAAtgtattaaaacaaacattttccTATTGA